atatttaaaccggacaataacgtcgtcaatttaaaaggtaaacaagaaaggcgcgctctcggtcgcgcgcatgaaaaatCTCTGGGACActgtagggtccactcattcagagtcgtcttactctctcatttttcagaatacaagcctgaaaccatttctaaagactgttgacatctagtggaagccatagggaagCAGAACAAAACCAAAACCAAAAACCAATCACAGTTAAAGACTAGTTAGATTGTTTCAACAGCATAGCTAACTAGCTGTCTAAATAACTAGCTGATTTACATAATCTACATTCGCTATGATCAGCTGACAGCCCACGCCTCTTTGCCCTCTCTATGAGCAGTAGACTGTAAACTTGCTGGGATGAGTGTGATTTTACAGAAAATAAAGGCCTATGCTGTTGAAATTTTATTACAGGAACATTAGATAATGAACTATGAATGTTAATATCAACTGTGGTTTCGGGAGGTAGGGTGCCCTTTTCACTGAGCACGCTAATACTATAATAATTCCCACGCTAATGCCATAAGAGCAGTTTCGTATCCTAGCAGAACAAATTGTTATAAAGTAAGATGTAAATTAAGGGCTCTATTAAACGCGCAGTGCTGAAGAGTTGAAATTTAAATGTAATTTACAATTGAGCCTACATATAAAGCATTTAGCGCGAATGCAGTTTGCGAGCCCTTAAAACctcttactgcagtgggctaaatcagggtcacacaatGTTTCTTGGTaggcttaaacaaatctactttgaaattGAATTATTCACCTCACaccatggttatgggcttaaaaaaagaagacacctgcaCCATGTGAGatattgagtttaaatgtattcaattttgagtttgcatcccaatattacactttatatacatcacagaagactgaaatataacaaaactgtttgacatagaaacactggattttcgGCGTAAAGAAAAAGAAAAGAGTATTAATTATGGAATTAAGAGAAAtctaacattccacccatgagaccactaggtaatttgactgcaggaaaggtgtACTCTGTGTTGTGAGGTGTACAGagttacagtgagctccaaaaatattgggacagtgacacatgttttgttgttttgactcTGTACTCAAGCACTTGGAAGTATGATGATATTTATTTTAGTTATAAGAAATGTGAAATCTTATAGTAAGTTGTTTATAATGTTTATGAttgttactatatttagaaagcatttcAGTCATTTCAAGCCCTATTACCCCACTTATGTTGAATAGGAAAAAAATATTCGATTTTTCATATTTTCATAATATTTGTACTAcatacttgagcttgtgtcctcaaacgtgaatacacctcagcaattttttttttttaaataccagaAAGGTAAGTTCCAGACCTTTCCAAAACTATACAACATTAACAttcccaagagtgtgcaaaactgtaattaaggcaaaggttggctactttgaataatctcaaatataaaacatattttgatttgcttaacacttttttggttactacattattccatgtgttatttcatatgttTGCTGTCTTCACCATTgttctacactgtagaaaatagtcaaaataaagaaaaccctggaatgagtaggtgtgtccgaacttttgactggtactgtaagtattcagaccctttgctatgagactcgaaattgagctcaggtatatcctgtttccattgataatccttgagatggttttacaacttgtttggagtccacctgtggtaaattcaattgattggacatgatttggaaaggcacacacctgtccaaataaggtcccactgttcacagtgcatgtctgaggaaaaatcaagccatgaggttgaaggaattgtccgtagagcaccgagacaggattgtgttgaagcacagatctggggaagggtaccaagaaaTGTTTGCAGCATCGAacgtccccaagaaaacagtggcctccatcattcttaaatagaagaagtttggaaccaccaagactctacctaGAGCTCGTCGCCTGGCCAAAttaagcaatctggggagaacggctttgatcagggaggtgaccaagaaccctatggtcacaCTGACAGTGCCCTtaagttcctctatggagatgggagaaccttccagaaggacaaccatctctgcagcactccaacaatcaggcctttatggtagagtggccagatggaagccactcctcagtaaaaggcacatgaccgctGCTACAAttttgccaaaaaggcacctaaaggacaatattctctggtcaaatgaaacctagattgaactctttggcctgaatgccaagcgttacttctgaaggaaacctggcaccatccctacggtgaagcatggtggggcaGCATCCtgcggtggggatgtttttcaacggcagggactgggagactagtcaggattgaggggaaagtacagagagattgatgaaaacctgctcaggacctcagactggggcgaaggttcaccttccaacaggacaatgacctttagcacacagccaagacaatgcaggagtggcttcaggacaagtctctgaatgtccttgggtggcccagccagagcccggacttgaaccagatggaacatctctggagagacctgaaaatagctgtgcagcaacgctccccatccaacctgacacagcttgagaggatctgcagagaagaatgtgagaaactccccaaatacacgtgtgccaagcttgtaacgtcatacccaagaagtcgcaaggctgtaattgctgccaaaggtgcttcaacaaagtactgagtaaagggtctgaatacttatgtttatgtaaatgtgaatcagttttgtattttttatctatttgcaaaaatgtcgaaacatgtttttgctttgtcattatggtattgtgtgtagattgaggaaaaatttattttagaataaagttgtaacgtatcaaaatgtcaaggggtctgaatactttctgaatgcactgtaccaacctagcctggtcccaggtctgtttttGCTGTGTTACAATGACCAAATGAGTTGGCAATTCAGCAAAAACGGATATGCTACCAGGCTGACACCAACCCACTATACATTGTAATCCTGCCCTGGTTCCTTCCTTCTCAGTCTGATCAATGCAGATTTCTGTGTAGCCAGCTGCCTAATAGCGTATGGGGCAGTGCTAGGCAAGTTGAGCCCAGTCCAGCTGATGGTGATGACACTGTTTGGAATCACTCTGTATGCTGTGGAAGAGTTCATCATCCTCAACCTCATACATGTAAGTCTTTACTAAATAAAGGCTTTAATATTAAGTCCTGCATAAAACCTGCATACATGGTTCTCACAAATGGTCCACAGTGATGCTGTATCAAGGTCTGTGCTTGATTGATTTTCTGAATACATTTACCGTTACAATATGATTTTGTGGAATAGATGTTATCCACATATATGAATAAGGTGGCTGGTTTACTGTACTTCATTCTCCCCTACAGGCCAGGGATGCTGGCGGCTCCATGGTGATCCACACATTCGGGGCTTACTATGGTCTGTCCATCTCGTGGATGCTGTACCGGCCCAACCTGGACCAGAGCAAGCGTCTGAATGGCTCTGTCTACCACTCAGACGTCTTTGCCATGATCGGTGAGTCGGATTCACAATAGTTGACGCTTTGCACATTTTCCATAATGGTATAGATGCAACTGTACTACCATGGATCCACCCCTGTCCCGTAGGAACCCTGTTTCTGTGGATGTTCTGGCCTAGTTTTAACTCGGCCATCACGGACCACGGGGATGGGCAACATCGAGCGGCCATCAACACCTACCTGGCCCTGGCCTCCACCGTCCTCACCACCGTAGCCATCTCCAGTCTCTCCCAGAAGACCGGCAAGCTGGACATGGTAATTGACCATATGGTGTGCCTTACATACattggcctggtcccagatctgtttgtgctgtcttgccaactcctatggtcattggtgTAATGGCCATTCCCGTTTCCTTTTTATCATGCATCTCCGCTCAAGCTATTGGCCAACTTTTCTGTTCCTGTGTTCCAGGTTCACATCCAGAACTCCACGCTGGCAGGGGGTGTTGCCGTGGGTACGGCAGCAGAGTTCATGCTAATGCCTTATGGGTCTCTGATCATAGGGTTCTGCTGTGGCATCATCTCCACCCTGGGCTACATCTATATCACGGTAATGTAGATTATGGAGTCACATCAGCTTTATTCATCAGATTTATTTGCAACTTTCCACAAAATGTGCCCATCGAATGCAGTGAAGGAGTGTAATTGCTAGTTAGAGGCTAGTATAGTAGTGACTACTGACTGGGCTACTCATATTTGATTAGTGGGCATGTATGTGTCTGTTCCCTCAGCCATTCATAGAGAAGTATCTGAAGATCCAGGACACGTGTGGCATCCACAACCTCCACGCCATGCCTGGGGTCATAGGGGGCATTGTGGGCGCCGTCACTGCTGCAGCCGCCAGTGAAGGGGTCTATGGCAAGGAGGGGTGAGTTATGTGATATCATTATGCACATCCAATGGTGGCACAGAAGATGGACAAGAATGCTGCAGCAATGAAGACTGTTCAGTTTATCTGCTTCCAattgtgttttttcccccccttagatatagtaaatgttttttttaataggTTGATAAACACATTTGACTTCACGGGGGAATGGAAAGACATGGTGCCGAGCCGGCAGGGAGGACTTCAGGCAGCAGGGCTCTGTGTTGCCCTCTGCTTTGGAATCGGAGGAGGAATCATTGTTGGTGAGTTGGACACAATTTAACCGTCTCTAgattaggttgtgtgtgtgtgtgtgtgtgtgtgtgtgtgtgtgtgtgtgtgtgtgtgtgtgtgtgtgtgtgtgtgtgtgtgtgtgtgtgtgtgtgtgtgtgtgtgtgtgtgcgctggtcAAAACAGGTTCTGAGATCCCAGGCCACCACACAAACAAAGCTAATATACTGTAAGATCAAAGGTTTTAAAATTCACAAAAATCTGGTTCACACACTCAGTCCCAGAGATGCAGTAGATACTGCTGGATGTCCTCAAGATTGGCTGCCACCACCACCCTTCGGTCATCATCCGCTCGCGGCACCCAGCCCACAGAACAGTGCTGTCagcacagagggagaggaaacatCCATTCTGAACAGAAGTATTCGACCTCACCCACACGTTTAAGGGTCTACCGTTCCTTATCTGCGTGGTAGTGGACGTTGTCGACACTGGTCCCCCTCCGGGTTTCGGTGGTGGCGGAGGCAGCAGCAGTGATGGCCATCTCCCTCTATCAGTAGGCCCAGACTGGTGCTGAAAGCTCCCTTTTCAGTTGTGTGGTAGCTCGTTAAGTCAATCAGGCCCTGGTGAGGCATACCGGGCCAACTCCTGTCTCCAAGGGGAGTCTACAATAAATCAATTAGGAAACACAAAAGGAAGGAGAAACACAGCAAACAATAGAAATCATGCAAAATTTGAATAAGGCTCACAAAGTATATTAAATAAGCAAGGTCactgcacacacaaaataaaTATTACATTCATACAAAAAAGTATGGTCTCCTTTTTGGGTTAAATATAAGGGAGACAACATGTGACACATTCATGAGTGTTTTtgtgaaaacaggttttgagGTAGCTGACAGGTTCATGTAGTATTGTGCGGCTGGGGTGGCGTATTTTAATAATTGCTCTATGTACTCCGTGGTGGTGAGATGAGGATGGTGTTTGTCCCTAGGCTGTATCCTGAGGATGCCTATCTGGGGGGATGCTCCTGATGACAACTGCTTTGACGATGAACTCTACTGGGAGGTGAGATAATGTACTAAACCATTAAAGTCCAAATGCATTCATAGCATGAAGACTGAAGTCATTTTCGAGCGATCTTTCTGAAGGTGATTTCTTAGCATTCTTTTGTTGAGAATTTGAATCAAAAACAATGTGTCATTGTTAAAgggcagtatatatatttttcccccTAAACTGTTTCCCTAATACTAGTTACGTCCTTCATGGAATGGTCAATACCAATATTTAGCTATTAGCTTGTTTCCAGTCTGAGAAGGTTTGCTTATTATGACTAAATGGTCTTTGGTTTGTAGAGGCTAAGGAAGGCTATAGCAGTGGAAACTATATATCTCTTTTATGTGCTTTTGGAAGTTCCAATCAAATGTTGATTTCTGTCCTCAGTTACCTGAGGATGAAGAGAGCATTCCACCTATCCCGGAGGACAACAACCACATGCGGAACAGGGATGTGTAAGTAGCAGATTTGTGCAACAATAGGATTATGGAGGTTAGATTGTAAGGCTTTTGTTCATTATGCCTTATGATACGACATTAGTTCCTGTTTTTTTTCATCAAACATCCCCTTTAATTTTTGTCAGATGGTCCAAAACCATCCTCAGAGAATTGCTTTCATTTACGTCTAATTCTTTTTTCTGGAAAAGGCTTAAAATAAAGATTAaaatccaggtcatgtgacatgattaaccaaaacacagggccctaaaATGCCtttgtcccgtgtggctcagttggtagagcatgacgcttgcaacgccagggttgtgggttcaattcccacggggggaccaggatgaatatgtatgaactttccaatttgtaagtcgctctggataagagtgtctgctaaatgacttaaatgtaaatgtaaataaaatgtgTTATGTCAAATATCCTCAAGATGGCAGCAGACCACTGTGCCATATGAAGTGTATGCCCACCGCTAGTGCATACAATCCTTGTTTGGGCCCACACAATACTGTAAAAAATTGCCTCAAATTAGTTGACAGCATGTTGTTTCAGAGTTTTTGAAATGCTGAATTGGAAAGTCTTTGTgctctacatgtgtgtgtgtgcgcgcgcatctGTTCTGTGTGTTGCTCATCTGTTCTGTGTGTTGGTAGGGGTGTTCCATAGCCCTGGACGGGTGCTTTCTGAAAGTGACCTTGAAGTTATCCAGTTGCTGTTGTGCTTGGCCTGAAA
This genomic stretch from Salvelinus alpinus chromosome 15, SLU_Salpinus.1, whole genome shotgun sequence harbors:
- the LOC139540135 gene encoding ammonium transporter Rh type C 1, translated to MGCRQSFRQCCDQPKNTNVRISLPAVCFVWQIAMIILFGIFIRYDQESDAHWAEYRKFRNISSDIENDFYFRYPSFQDVHVMIFVGFGFLMTFLKRYSFSAVGFNFLIAAFGLQWALLMQGWFQSLDPMDGKIKISMESLINADFCVASCLIAYGAVLGKLSPVQLMVMTLFGITLYAVEEFIILNLIHARDAGGSMVIHTFGAYYGLSISWMLYRPNLDQSKRLNGSVYHSDVFAMIGTLFLWMFWPSFNSAITDHGDGQHRAAINTYLALASTVLTTVAISSLSQKTGKLDMVHIQNSTLAGGVAVGTAAEFMLMPYGSLIIGFCCGIISTLGYIYITPFIEKYLKIQDTCGIHNLHAMPGVIGGIVGAVTAAAASEGVYGKEGLINTFDFTGEWKDMVPSRQGGLQAAGLCVALCFGIGGGIIVGCILRMPIWGDAPDDNCFDDELYWELPEDEESIPPIPEDNNHMRNRDVTESHFSMEQSQN